One Cedecea neteri DNA segment encodes these proteins:
- a CDS encoding MetQ/NlpA family ABC transporter substrate-binding protein, protein MGNHFGWRVAAGALLLASGLQLAQANSDPHTIVFGVAPGPYGDMVKQAIAPSLKEKGYKVVVREFSDYVQPNMALANGSIDANLFQHSLYFDKFTADKNLKLTKLIAVPTAGMGIYSHKVKSLDELKKGDIVTLSNDPTNLARGLRFLQSMELITIKENIDPTKASERDIATNPKGLVFKSLEAAQLPRTLDSASAALVNGNFAIAAGLKLSSALKQEHLDENLKNIIAVRAEDADKPFAKDIVETVKSPAYEKAIDDPQNIFNAFQKPDWMVAADKK, encoded by the coding sequence ATGGGAAATCATTTCGGCTGGCGCGTGGCGGCCGGCGCTTTACTTCTGGCCAGCGGCCTGCAGCTTGCTCAGGCCAACAGCGACCCGCACACCATCGTCTTCGGCGTAGCGCCGGGGCCATACGGCGACATGGTCAAACAGGCCATCGCCCCGTCGTTAAAAGAGAAAGGCTATAAAGTCGTGGTGCGCGAGTTCAGCGACTACGTGCAGCCCAACATGGCGCTGGCCAACGGCAGCATCGACGCCAATCTGTTCCAGCACTCGCTGTACTTCGACAAATTCACCGCCGACAAAAACCTCAAGCTGACGAAGCTGATCGCCGTGCCAACCGCCGGGATGGGCATTTATTCCCATAAAGTCAAAAGCCTGGACGAGCTGAAGAAAGGCGACATTGTCACCCTGTCTAACGACCCGACCAACCTCGCCCGTGGGCTGCGCTTCCTGCAGTCGATGGAGCTTATCACCATCAAAGAGAACATTGACCCGACCAAAGCCTCCGAGCGCGATATCGCCACCAACCCGAAAGGCCTGGTGTTTAAATCGCTGGAAGCCGCACAGCTGCCGCGCACGCTGGACAGCGCCAGTGCCGCGCTGGTCAACGGTAACTTTGCTATTGCGGCCGGGCTAAAACTTTCTTCCGCGCTCAAACAGGAACACCTGGACGAGAACCTCAAAAACATCATCGCGGTACGTGCCGAAGATGCGGATAAACCGTTCGCCAAAGACATCGTGGAGACCGTGAAATCCCCGGCCTACGAAAAAGCGATCGACGATCCGCAGAATATTTTCAACGCCTTCCAGAAACCGGACTGGATGGTTGCCGCCGATAAAAAGTAA
- a CDS encoding methionine ABC transporter permease produces the protein MDDLVADLTIAFGETFQMLGISTLLAIIGGLPLGFLIFVTDRNLFWQNRSLNIISSVLVNIVRSVPFVILLVLLLPLTQFLLGNTIGPIAASVPLSVAAIAFYARLVDGALREVDKGIIEAAEAFGASPMRIICTVLLPEASAGLLRGLTITLVSLIGYSAMAGIVGGGGVGDLAIRFGYYRYETQVMVVTVVALIVLVQIVQMFGDYLAKRADKRDRH, from the coding sequence ATGGATGATTTAGTCGCGGACCTGACGATCGCCTTTGGCGAAACCTTCCAGATGCTGGGCATTTCCACGCTGCTGGCGATCATCGGCGGTCTGCCGCTGGGCTTTTTGATTTTTGTCACCGACCGCAATCTGTTCTGGCAGAACCGCTCGCTGAACATCATCAGCTCGGTGCTGGTGAACATTGTGCGCTCGGTGCCGTTCGTCATTCTGCTGGTGCTGCTGTTGCCGCTGACGCAGTTCCTGCTCGGCAATACCATCGGGCCGATTGCGGCTTCTGTGCCGCTGTCGGTGGCGGCGATTGCGTTTTACGCCCGCCTGGTGGACGGCGCGCTGCGGGAAGTGGACAAAGGCATTATTGAAGCGGCAGAGGCCTTTGGCGCCAGCCCGATGCGTATCATCTGCACCGTGCTGCTGCCGGAAGCCAGCGCCGGTTTGCTGCGCGGGTTAACCATAACCCTGGTCAGCCTGATCGGCTACTCGGCGATGGCGGGGATTGTCGGCGGCGGCGGCGTGGGCGACCTTGCGATCCGCTTCGGCTATTACCGCTACGAAACCCAGGTCATGGTAGTCACGGTTGTGGCGCTGATTGTGCTGGTGCAGATCGTGCAAATGTTTGGCGACTATCTCGCCAAACGCGCGGACAAGCGCGACAGGCATTAA
- the sfbB gene encoding virulence-associated ABC transporter ATP-binding protein SfbB has translation MIEIEKVCVDFPTGRSQTSRAVNDVSLHIGAGEIFGIVGTSGAGKSTLLRTLNALQRPSEGRVKIGGTEITALQGAELRKARQRIGMIFQHFNLMHTRTVRQNVAFSLKAAGWERSKIGPRVAEILELVGLADKANRYPVQLSGGQKQRVGIARAIANHPDVLLCDEPTSALDLETSATILALLKKINQQLGITIVLITHEMNVIKTICDRVAVMSGGEVVESGEVFDIFAHPQHEFTRQLVSHTLNLTLPVRLLDNMRGALLKIMFVGDSAEQPVLSFAAVKYGVAVNILHGKIEYISDRALGILVVAITAPGNPAAVGDAIDHIRKHTACVEVLNG, from the coding sequence ATGATAGAGATTGAAAAGGTCTGCGTGGACTTCCCCACGGGCCGGAGCCAGACCAGCCGGGCGGTGAACGATGTTTCGCTGCACATTGGCGCGGGGGAGATTTTTGGCATTGTCGGCACCAGCGGAGCCGGAAAAAGTACCTTATTACGTACCCTGAACGCGCTCCAGCGCCCGAGTGAGGGCCGCGTAAAAATCGGTGGGACCGAGATCACCGCGCTGCAGGGGGCCGAGCTGCGCAAAGCGCGTCAGCGCATCGGCATGATTTTCCAGCACTTCAATTTGATGCACACCCGGACGGTCAGGCAAAACGTGGCGTTCAGCCTCAAAGCCGCAGGCTGGGAACGCAGTAAAATCGGCCCGCGCGTGGCCGAAATTCTTGAGCTGGTGGGCCTGGCCGACAAAGCGAACCGCTACCCGGTGCAGCTGAGCGGCGGGCAGAAACAGCGTGTGGGCATTGCGCGCGCCATCGCTAACCACCCGGATGTTTTGCTCTGTGACGAACCGACTTCCGCGCTGGATCTGGAAACGTCGGCCACCATTCTGGCGCTGCTGAAAAAGATCAACCAGCAACTGGGGATCACCATCGTGCTGATCACCCACGAGATGAACGTGATCAAAACGATTTGCGACCGCGTGGCGGTGATGTCCGGCGGGGAAGTGGTGGAATCCGGCGAGGTGTTCGACATCTTCGCGCATCCTCAGCATGAATTTACCCGCCAACTGGTGTCCCACACGCTGAACCTGACGCTGCCGGTGCGCCTGCTGGACAACATGCGCGGCGCACTGCTGAAAATCATGTTCGTTGGCGACTCGGCTGAACAGCCGGTGCTCTCCTTCGCGGCGGTGAAATACGGCGTGGCGGTGAACATTCTGCACGGCAAGATTGAGTACATCAGCGACCGCGCGCTGGGCATTCTGGTGGTGGCCATCACCGCACCCGGCAACCCTGCGGCGGTGGGGGATGCCATCGACCATATTCGGAAACATACGGCCTGTGTGGAGGTGCTGAATGGATGA